One Hymenobacter tibetensis genomic window carries:
- a CDS encoding type IIL restriction-modification enzyme MmeI — MNPLFTAEQLRAPLARFRLSQFADLRAKQALLGEWIAQLKSGKLTSLKEEEVKSRFVTDFFGEVLGFNSGNSRTWQLREELRTKVDATKADAALGYFSTDRATDICRAVIEIKDAATELDARQKRPDPKSAVDQAFEYAPKMRGECRWVIVSNFREIRFYWANDRSRYQHYLLAELAQEEKLKELLLLFHKDRFITRIGESRTDKLLHSTATPVPVAGEQHVVDELYQCLQRFEGLNFVNPNYLASLYPFNILNQHVWHYQDGTLLTLNPHICWLLEGLSVQDNQLVLSEALHDELVGAGVTNYEHKLAWTIRYLNRCHITYFKAVRDYQAIDARHKNTIGFSYRHMFYVGEQDGIEKELDLSPKATCQCLICLYRRLDLTAFLEKLKSAAGYEEYYTLEYAYGNYLAATNNYRTAHDIYLFIERQAKNQQDQGVTYFLAKQNRLHLHNLLQSSYFHDDQEQLLANIRDIDLISVISDELEGEIHPEVRKYLLDIERDDLAYKVQDELDERITRLLNRQRALMRGGTYQGPDDLLHLWYQYDLLYRHINLNYFVYDGFTKYRSLAKRLFEAALIGYSIPEADETRMHEYFVREAIFHINSRDLAGILKKTKKLVVAEQGRQDLLSQTRNLLKSFYQKGIFNAPYATSLLQEFLLNRRFEENITDIFSNLFIILARLRLTVEDVNEMAEALAGFLSVETVLGWSDVEHLAFFLQRKGKLFTQAHLHKLLELVLLENRVRGNRYQPLIPPIVEALYVQYPDFKITEKSLIRKVVANCYSGTGVRAGFKHLAQLHRITDSACTTYLRAEFQEYLNEHFDTDLYRSLLWHDALAYDEHTYFAQWVQEVAPTAHRSFGGFQNGNPQFQNYTFLNFALLIYEKNIPFDTTALQQLTDLPDFESWLIRPDEFDYELFDVNWLTVLRPYKAFFTRLRTIAPLHYATKHYIENNFNPDVYTLYNKHLQPGTEND, encoded by the coding sequence ATGAATCCATTATTTACGGCCGAGCAGTTGCGGGCTCCGCTAGCGCGCTTTCGCCTAAGTCAGTTCGCCGACCTTCGGGCTAAGCAAGCTCTACTTGGCGAATGGATTGCACAATTAAAGTCGGGCAAACTCACCAGCCTGAAAGAAGAGGAAGTGAAGTCTCGCTTTGTAACAGACTTTTTCGGCGAAGTGCTAGGCTTTAACAGCGGCAACTCTCGCACTTGGCAGCTGCGAGAAGAACTACGTACGAAGGTAGATGCCACCAAGGCAGATGCTGCGCTAGGCTATTTCAGCACTGACCGCGCAACGGATATTTGCCGAGCCGTTATTGAGATTAAGGATGCTGCTACGGAGTTAGATGCCCGCCAGAAGCGTCCCGACCCCAAATCGGCCGTTGACCAGGCATTTGAGTATGCCCCCAAAATGCGTGGCGAGTGCCGTTGGGTAATTGTTTCTAATTTTCGAGAAATCCGCTTTTACTGGGCCAATGACCGGAGCCGCTACCAGCATTACCTGCTGGCCGAGCTAGCCCAGGAAGAAAAGCTGAAGGAGCTACTGCTGCTGTTTCACAAAGACCGATTTATCACCCGAATTGGCGAATCACGCACCGATAAGCTGCTTCACAGCACAGCAACTCCGGTGCCCGTTGCAGGTGAGCAGCACGTTGTGGATGAGCTATATCAATGCTTGCAGCGCTTCGAAGGGCTGAATTTTGTAAATCCCAATTACCTGGCGTCACTCTACCCCTTCAATATCCTCAACCAGCACGTGTGGCATTACCAGGATGGCACCCTCCTGACGCTAAACCCACACATTTGCTGGTTACTCGAAGGCTTGTCAGTACAGGACAATCAATTGGTGCTCAGCGAAGCCTTGCATGATGAATTAGTAGGAGCCGGGGTAACTAATTATGAGCACAAGCTTGCATGGACAATCCGGTACCTGAACCGCTGCCACATCACGTATTTTAAGGCCGTTCGCGACTACCAGGCTATAGACGCCCGCCACAAAAACACCATTGGCTTCAGCTACCGCCACATGTTTTACGTCGGCGAGCAGGATGGCATCGAGAAAGAGCTGGACTTGTCGCCAAAAGCTACGTGTCAGTGCTTGATATGCCTGTACCGCCGCCTTGACCTTACCGCGTTTCTGGAAAAGCTGAAAAGCGCCGCTGGCTACGAAGAATACTACACGCTTGAATATGCCTATGGCAACTACCTAGCTGCCACAAATAACTACCGAACGGCGCACGACATTTACCTATTTATTGAACGCCAGGCCAAAAACCAGCAAGACCAGGGCGTTACCTACTTTCTGGCCAAGCAAAACCGCTTGCACCTGCATAACCTGCTTCAGTCCAGTTATTTCCACGACGATCAGGAGCAGTTGCTGGCCAATATCCGCGACATTGACCTAATAAGTGTCATCAGTGACGAACTGGAGGGGGAAATCCATCCTGAAGTACGCAAGTACCTGCTCGATATTGAACGCGACGACCTGGCCTATAAAGTACAGGACGAGCTAGATGAGCGAATAACACGCCTGCTCAACCGCCAACGGGCCCTAATGCGGGGTGGTACCTATCAAGGTCCTGATGACCTCCTGCACCTGTGGTACCAATATGATTTGCTCTACCGGCACATCAACCTGAATTACTTTGTCTACGATGGGTTTACAAAGTATCGTTCACTAGCCAAACGGCTTTTTGAAGCAGCGCTGATTGGTTATTCCATACCGGAAGCAGACGAAACAAGGATGCATGAGTACTTTGTTAGAGAAGCCATATTTCACATCAACTCCCGCGACTTGGCCGGTATACTGAAGAAGACCAAGAAGCTAGTAGTAGCCGAGCAGGGCCGGCAAGATTTGCTGAGCCAAACTCGCAATTTGCTAAAGTCATTTTACCAAAAGGGCATTTTTAATGCTCCTTATGCGACATCATTACTACAAGAGTTCTTGCTGAACCGCCGCTTTGAAGAAAACATCACGGATATTTTCAGCAACCTTTTCATTATTCTAGCCCGCCTTAGGCTGACCGTTGAAGATGTCAATGAAATGGCAGAAGCATTGGCCGGTTTTCTATCAGTAGAAACGGTTCTTGGCTGGAGCGATGTTGAACATCTTGCGTTTTTCTTGCAACGCAAAGGCAAGCTGTTCACCCAAGCGCATTTGCACAAGCTGCTAGAACTTGTGCTGCTGGAAAATCGGGTGCGCGGCAACCGCTACCAGCCGCTGATTCCGCCCATTGTGGAAGCGTTGTACGTGCAATATCCCGACTTCAAAATCACTGAAAAAAGCTTGATTCGCAAGGTGGTAGCCAACTGCTACTCAGGCACAGGTGTACGTGCTGGCTTTAAGCACCTAGCCCAACTGCATCGCATCACAGACTCCGCTTGCACGACATATTTACGAGCCGAGTTTCAAGAATATCTCAACGAGCACTTTGACACGGATTTGTACCGCTCGCTGCTCTGGCATGATGCTCTGGCTTACGACGAGCACACTTATTTCGCCCAGTGGGTACAAGAAGTAGCCCCAACCGCTCATAGAAGCTTCGGTGGCTTTCAGAATGGTAATCCTCAGTTTCAGAATTACACGTTCTTAAATTTTGCTTTACTGATTTACGAGAAGAATATTCCTTTTGACACAACGGCTTTACAGCAACTCACCGACCTACCTGATTTTGAGAGTTGGCTCATACGCCCCGATGAGTTCGATTATGAACTGTTTGATGTGAACTGGCTCACCGTACTACGGCCCTATAAAGCCTTTTTTACTCGTCTGCGCACAATAGCCCCTTTGCACTATGCCACCAAGCATTACATAGAGAATAATTTCAATCCAGATGTGTACACTTTGTACAATAAGCATTTACAACCCGGAACCGAGAATGATTGA
- a CDS encoding DUF4209 domain-containing protein, whose protein sequence is MPNILEIYLQELAERQADVNEQHDITAHLGELAIQLEAARELEVARMARIEQEVLAASKRLDTGVGYQISQTRTAPDGSTQEVGWPDTSAYASAEYDYLTARFQATGNLYLKSEYGLFLYLRKKAGRPEQVAALVDVLLQLSTHYFQRDVQEPAQHYILHAVQALALAFRLAISRQRDQPVAALLTTLVEAIITQHQAWDPTRRPTPMLLGTFTSLVAEQLTLFLPNGNLTAFLEKNRQAIEVLGQSYRYGAMELAQATAQLAKLAKLDTRPWQLLVAKQYELLSQEADADGNSAAVTFTQQALRLYQELNDHTAVARLEQQYQEWRTKFGLGQVSTSLPADEQQARLAAIMQHVEEGSENELLDIMTLTPMFPTLAAVRAYEETTHTSFLDALPVTVEDKHGNPVQQFETEEEQQEFRVLQAYGLLGQLATQSLVKLMLEAYKAGKFTAEGVLQHLAQTWVGQPRPIREHGRESQTQPLRLLASGIRMLFAELDRWRAGHTEEPDFIASTDSLVLKVEYLLRYLCELLGIPTFRPKRAGIVHEKLLDELLRDLQEDGRIEAEDLFYIRFYLQEKVGQNLRNRIAHGLMDDSEYGLESAFLVLTMILKLANYELRPSDHA, encoded by the coding sequence ATGCCCAACATCCTAGAAATCTACCTGCAAGAACTAGCCGAGCGCCAAGCCGACGTAAACGAGCAACATGATATTACCGCTCACCTAGGCGAGTTGGCCATACAGTTAGAAGCTGCTCGAGAGCTTGAAGTTGCCAGAATGGCCCGAATTGAACAGGAGGTACTGGCCGCCAGCAAGCGGCTTGATACGGGCGTGGGCTACCAGATTTCCCAAACCCGTACCGCCCCCGACGGTTCCACCCAGGAAGTGGGCTGGCCCGATACTAGTGCCTACGCCTCCGCTGAGTATGACTACCTCACGGCCCGGTTCCAAGCTACTGGCAACCTGTATCTGAAAAGTGAATATGGGCTGTTTCTGTACCTGCGCAAGAAGGCGGGTCGCCCTGAGCAGGTGGCGGCGCTGGTGGACGTGCTACTTCAGCTCAGCACGCACTACTTCCAGCGCGACGTACAGGAACCTGCGCAGCACTACATCCTACATGCTGTGCAGGCGCTGGCACTGGCGTTCCGCCTAGCCATCAGCCGACAGCGCGACCAGCCGGTTGCGGCTTTGCTTACCACTCTAGTTGAAGCCATCATTACCCAACACCAAGCCTGGGATCCAACCCGCCGACCTACCCCCATGTTGCTCGGCACGTTTACCAGCCTTGTGGCCGAACAGCTCACCCTATTCCTTCCAAACGGCAATCTGACAGCTTTCCTGGAGAAAAACCGCCAAGCCATTGAGGTGCTGGGTCAGTCCTATCGGTACGGAGCAATGGAGTTAGCCCAAGCCACGGCGCAGCTAGCCAAGCTAGCCAAGCTCGACACCCGGCCGTGGCAGCTGCTGGTGGCCAAACAATACGAGTTGCTCAGCCAGGAAGCCGATGCCGATGGCAACTCGGCGGCCGTCACCTTCACGCAACAGGCACTACGCTTGTATCAAGAGCTGAACGACCACACTGCCGTGGCCCGCCTAGAGCAACAATACCAGGAATGGCGCACCAAGTTTGGGTTAGGGCAAGTCAGCACTTCCCTGCCGGCCGATGAGCAGCAGGCGCGGCTGGCCGCCATTATGCAGCACGTCGAGGAGGGCTCCGAGAACGAGCTACTGGATATCATGACACTGACGCCCATGTTCCCTACTCTGGCCGCCGTACGAGCCTACGAGGAAACCACCCATACATCGTTTCTCGATGCTCTACCCGTCACTGTGGAGGATAAGCACGGCAACCCCGTGCAGCAGTTCGAGACCGAAGAGGAGCAACAGGAGTTTCGGGTGTTGCAAGCCTACGGTTTGCTCGGCCAGCTTGCTACCCAGTCGTTAGTGAAACTGATGCTGGAAGCCTACAAAGCCGGCAAGTTCACAGCCGAAGGCGTGCTTCAGCACTTGGCTCAGACCTGGGTGGGCCAGCCCCGCCCCATACGTGAGCATGGCCGCGAAAGCCAGACACAACCCCTCCGCCTGCTCGCTTCTGGTATCCGGATGCTATTCGCCGAGCTAGACCGCTGGCGGGCTGGCCACACGGAAGAACCGGATTTTATTGCCTCCACCGATTCGCTGGTCTTGAAGGTGGAATACTTGCTCCGCTACCTTTGCGAGCTGCTCGGTATCCCTACCTTTCGGCCCAAACGAGCGGGTATCGTGCACGAAAAGTTGCTCGATGAGCTGCTGCGCGACTTACAGGAGGATGGCCGCATCGAAGCCGAAGACTTGTTCTACATTCGCTTTTACTTGCAGGAGAAAGTTGGTCAGAACTTGCGCAACCGCATTGCCCACGGTCTGATGGATGACTCTGAATATGGACTGGAAAGCGCTTTTTTAGTGCTGACTATGATACTGAAGCTGGCTAACTACGAATTGCGCCCCTCCGATCATGCCTGA